In Dehalogenimonas etheniformans, one genomic interval encodes:
- a CDS encoding reductive dehalogenase: MSVFHSTMSRRSFMKTLGLAGVGAAALTAPVFHDLDEMTASGDMANPKKPWWIKERDLENPTVEIDWTLVKRFDSTKSTQSNNALYDPNWAQALIDQKAAKKKWITENQPGYTLKDFAFRNNVGLPIGALNPWVLTGTQIPADTPASLGVPKYTGTPEENARMLRTALRTFGAYQIGYVPQTANTNKLAYSNGVIIEDTQTAYINAASKNVMPSGGLTHIPIMYPEMLTAYYAAPSPLIRGIHEQGNRGNGQVRSSGQRFLVAIGYQGVNGSIGPMPPFMALGGESEQGRIGGQSISPTYGMTQTQNLLSTDLPLAPTHPIDAGIWKFCWTCANCSKVCPSSSNSTEHEPTWDPPATLNVRSLTDPNIIYSIPGKKVFWNNMATCKTYQDMVWGCNICMGNCVFSHLETAAVHLAVKATLGTTPVFNTFFKDMDQVMGYGLQQFSAGVGPPTGTFNPKGVDWWKTETPPHGEDGRSRELHAQ, encoded by the coding sequence ATGTCAGTTTTTCACAGTACGATGAGCCGCCGGTCGTTCATGAAGACCCTGGGTTTGGCTGGCGTTGGCGCTGCCGCTCTAACCGCCCCGGTTTTTCATGATCTAGACGAAATGACCGCCAGCGGAGATATGGCTAATCCGAAAAAACCCTGGTGGATAAAAGAACGGGATTTGGAGAATCCTACCGTCGAGATTGACTGGACCCTGGTCAAGCGCTTTGATTCTACCAAGAGCACCCAATCCAACAACGCCTTATATGATCCCAATTGGGCGCAAGCGCTTATCGATCAAAAAGCCGCCAAAAAGAAATGGATCACGGAAAACCAACCGGGTTATACTCTAAAAGATTTTGCCTTCAGGAACAACGTCGGTTTGCCTATCGGGGCTCTTAATCCCTGGGTTTTGACGGGTACTCAGATCCCGGCCGATACCCCTGCATCCTTGGGAGTACCTAAGTATACAGGCACTCCCGAAGAGAACGCTCGCATGTTGAGGACAGCTCTTCGGACTTTCGGAGCCTACCAGATCGGCTATGTGCCTCAGACCGCCAATACGAACAAGCTGGCATACTCCAATGGCGTGATCATAGAAGACACCCAGACGGCGTATATCAACGCCGCCAGCAAGAATGTTATGCCCAGCGGCGGATTAACCCATATTCCTATCATGTATCCAGAAATGCTGACTGCGTATTATGCAGCGCCGAGCCCTCTAATTCGTGGTATTCATGAGCAGGGTAATCGGGGAAATGGCCAAGTTCGCAGTTCAGGCCAAAGATTCTTGGTGGCTATTGGCTACCAAGGGGTTAACGGTTCAATCGGTCCCATGCCCCCGTTTATGGCACTTGGCGGCGAAAGCGAACAGGGGCGAATTGGAGGTCAGAGCATCAGCCCGACCTATGGCATGACGCAGACTCAAAACCTGTTGTCGACCGACTTGCCTCTCGCTCCTACTCACCCGATCGATGCCGGTATCTGGAAGTTCTGCTGGACCTGTGCCAATTGCTCTAAGGTATGCCCCAGCAGCTCGAATAGCACCGAACATGAGCCTACCTGGGACCCGCCGGCGACGCTTAATGTTAGGAGCCTCACGGATCCTAATATCATCTATTCAATTCCTGGTAAAAAGGTGTTCTGGAACAACATGGCCACTTGTAAGACTTATCAGGACATGGTCTGGGGTTGTAACATCTGTATGGGCAACTGCGTCTTCTCCCATCTGGAGACAGCAGCTGTTCACCTGGCTGTCAAGGCGACTCTTGGCACAACGCCAGTGTTCAACACCTTCTTCAAGGATATGGATCAAGTTATGGGCTATGGCCTGCAGCAATTCAGCGCTGGTGTCGGACCGCCTACCGGAACCTTCAATCCGAAGGGCGTGGATTGGTGGAAGACCGAAACGCCTCCTCATGGCGAAGATGGTCGCTCACGTGAGCTACACGCACAATAA
- a CDS encoding reductive dehalogenase, which produces MAKFHSTVSRRDFMKGLGLVGAGAAALTTPVFHDLDEMVASGTGDMANPKKPWWIKELDFEKPTVEIDWTLIKRYNSTYSSQSNNALYDKDWSNVVKKEAELKKSWMTDRKPGFSIEDYAFRDIIGNPPGSTNPWVPAASSFKSPEAQGVPKYEGTPEYNSRMLRTALRTFGAFGMAYVPLTANAQKLVYSNGYTLEDTKIGYSDAKKGNVIPTQAGITYIPLMAPEMLTGYRGNPSATNRGTHSKGNQILGVVVSSGQRFLATLGYQGLSGSIGCGPAFFPLGGGSEMGRIGGQSISPTYGMTQTHNGLSTDLPIDPTHPIDAGIWKFCHTCGNCAIVCPSESINTDKIPSWEVPTFAQSFSNPDAQFSVPGKKVFFNNMSTCKTHCDLCGGGCNVCMANCVFSHLETAAVHIMVKATLGSTPTFNTFFKDMDRVMGYGLQQFGPGISPPLNGTFNPAAAEWWMIETPPFGWDGRATQAHAQ; this is translated from the coding sequence ATGGCGAAATTTCATTCAACAGTTTCTCGCCGGGATTTCATGAAGGGGCTGGGTCTAGTCGGCGCCGGGGCTGCTGCTCTTACCACGCCTGTCTTCCATGATCTGGACGAGATGGTTGCCAGCGGAACCGGAGACATGGCAAACCCCAAGAAGCCCTGGTGGATCAAGGAACTCGATTTCGAAAAGCCCACGGTTGAAATCGACTGGACGTTGATCAAACGTTATAACTCCACCTACAGCTCCCAGTCCAACAACGCCCTTTATGACAAAGACTGGAGCAACGTCGTTAAGAAAGAGGCTGAGCTGAAAAAATCTTGGATGACCGACCGGAAACCCGGTTTCAGCATCGAAGATTACGCGTTCAGGGATATCATTGGTAACCCGCCAGGCTCCACGAACCCCTGGGTACCCGCTGCCAGCTCTTTTAAATCCCCGGAGGCGCAGGGAGTGCCCAAATATGAAGGCACGCCCGAATACAACTCCCGCATGTTGCGCACGGCTCTCAGAACCTTCGGTGCGTTCGGCATGGCCTATGTGCCCTTAACCGCCAATGCTCAGAAACTCGTCTACAGCAATGGTTACACACTGGAAGACACCAAAATCGGCTACAGCGACGCCAAGAAGGGTAACGTCATTCCGACCCAAGCCGGCATAACTTACATCCCTCTCATGGCTCCGGAAATGTTGACCGGTTACAGAGGGAATCCATCAGCCACCAACCGCGGTACCCACAGCAAAGGCAATCAAATACTTGGCGTAGTGGTCAGTTCAGGGCAACGTTTCTTAGCCACTCTTGGCTACCAGGGTTTAAGCGGATCCATCGGATGCGGTCCGGCTTTCTTCCCTCTAGGTGGCGGCAGCGAAATGGGACGCATCGGTGGACAATCTATCAGCCCGACATACGGTATGACCCAGACACACAACGGGCTCTCGACTGATTTGCCGATTGATCCGACACATCCGATCGACGCTGGTATCTGGAAATTCTGCCATACCTGCGGCAATTGTGCCATAGTTTGTCCGAGTGAATCGATTAATACAGATAAAATACCGAGCTGGGAAGTCCCGACCTTCGCTCAGAGTTTTTCCAATCCAGATGCGCAATTCTCGGTTCCCGGGAAAAAGGTTTTCTTCAACAACATGTCCACCTGCAAAACTCACTGCGATTTGTGCGGTGGCGGTTGTAACGTTTGTATGGCCAACTGCGTATTCTCTCACCTTGAGACAGCCGCCGTGCACATCATGGTCAAGGCTACCCTGGGTTCGACTCCGACCTTTAATACCTTCTTTAAGGACATGGACCGGGTCATGGGATACGGTCTACAACAGTTTGGCCCCGGTATCAGCCCGCCCCTCAATGGTACATTCAATCCTGCCGCGGCGGAGTGGTGGATGATTGAGACTCCACCCTTTGGTTGGGACGGACGCGCCACTCAAGCACACGCCCAGTAA
- a CDS encoding reductive dehalogenase codes for MSKFHSTVSRRDFMKALGMVGAGAAALTTPVFHDLDDMAAADMGNPKKPWFVKERELENPTMELDWTQIKRFNSKNSANSSNQFYDTNYPNVVTQAIESRKKWMLDDSPGCTLKDNALNDTIGLPTGSSAPWVPSATTPEKLGVPKYSGTPEDNARIVRSALRFAGAALVGYVPLTSNTKNLVFSNGFTFEDTPTGYSDPKKGSVIPNSGMTVIPVTSVTPITSLMVTPSVLGHAGNNLQNRLKGQASSTGSRFLAALGYDGLNGGIGPAPAFSTLAGGGEIARTGGGLISASYGIGVGTDTLVTNLPLAPTHPIDAGIAKFCCKCANCADVCPSSSIPTDPEPTWDLPDYVFSKLPGNTAQFSNPGKKAFWFNASTCRSYSISISRCNTCIASCVFSKMDSSMIHNTVKTIIANTPLFDGFFATMDKAFGYGNQQFKAGIGPPTGTFNETAVEWWTWELAPNGAEKRFFAPDAQ; via the coding sequence ATGTCCAAGTTTCACTCAACAGTAAGTAGAAGGGATTTCATGAAAGCCCTGGGAATGGTTGGGGCGGGTGCAGCAGCCTTAACCACACCCGTCTTCCACGATCTGGATGACATGGCCGCGGCTGATATGGGTAATCCCAAAAAGCCGTGGTTTGTAAAGGAGAGGGAGCTGGAAAATCCGACCATGGAGTTGGATTGGACCCAGATCAAGCGATTTAACTCAAAAAACTCCGCCAACTCAAGTAACCAGTTCTATGATACCAATTATCCAAATGTGGTTACCCAAGCAATAGAGAGCCGGAAAAAATGGATGCTTGATGATAGTCCCGGTTGCACCCTTAAAGATAATGCGTTGAACGATACAATCGGATTGCCGACCGGGTCATCTGCTCCCTGGGTGCCATCTGCCACAACACCGGAAAAGCTAGGCGTACCGAAGTATAGTGGTACGCCTGAAGACAACGCCCGGATCGTGAGATCGGCTCTCAGGTTTGCAGGTGCCGCCTTAGTTGGGTATGTCCCGCTGACTTCAAACACCAAGAACCTGGTATTTAGTAACGGGTTTACGTTTGAAGACACTCCGACCGGTTATTCAGATCCCAAGAAGGGAAGTGTTATTCCCAACTCCGGTATGACTGTTATCCCGGTTACGTCTGTAACACCTATCACATCTCTTATGGTCACCCCGAGTGTCCTGGGACATGCTGGAAATAACCTGCAAAACAGGTTGAAGGGACAGGCTAGTAGCACCGGTTCCCGTTTTCTAGCTGCGTTGGGTTATGACGGCTTGAATGGCGGAATCGGACCCGCTCCAGCCTTCAGCACCCTGGCTGGAGGAGGCGAGATTGCTCGTACCGGCGGCGGTCTGATCAGTGCCAGCTACGGTATCGGTGTCGGTACGGATACCTTGGTAACTAACCTTCCTTTAGCGCCGACCCACCCCATAGACGCCGGCATCGCAAAATTTTGTTGCAAATGTGCGAATTGTGCAGATGTTTGCCCAAGTTCTTCTATTCCTACAGACCCTGAGCCAACTTGGGACCTGCCGGATTATGTCTTTAGCAAGCTTCCAGGCAATACCGCCCAATTCTCAAATCCTGGCAAAAAGGCGTTCTGGTTCAATGCTTCCACGTGCAGAAGTTATAGCATTTCCATATCACGGTGTAACACCTGTATTGCCAGCTGCGTTTTCTCCAAGATGGATAGCTCGATGATTCACAATACGGTGAAGACGATAATTGCCAATACACCCTTGTTCGATGGCTTTTTCGCTACGATGGATAAGGCTTTTGGGTATGGTAACCAGCAATTCAAGGCTGGAATTGGCCCACCGACCGGAACGTTTAATGAGACCGCGGTTGAGTGGTGGACATGGGAACTTGCGCCCAATGGGGCAGAAAAACGGTTTTTCGCACCAGACGCACAATGA
- a CDS encoding MFS transporter has protein sequence MNGAPNPISKSPGVLGQYKLDEPAGRWLLATTIVSSGLAFLVSTAVGIALPSIQSYFNAPLSGLQWISVAYLLPFSALLLIGGALGDHYGRRRIFFIGLALFVLGSVTSAFAVNVAMLATFQAVAGIGSALLVPQNLAFINTSFAAGERGRAIGWWAGLSGAIGVAAPWIGGIITQYFSWRGVFLLVLPFGVLLVFMARRFIRENAPVRSQRPNWILGAPLLLGFGSIIFALIRLPEYSIGLLESGVFVIGVALILMFFVLDRRQKKPMLPRKLFRSPLVAGANGATLLLYFALNGIIYFTVLNLQQVQGMSPSIGGLAILPSTLLITFLSGPFGSLADKLGPRIQMIFGPIMVAGGIFLLAFSGVGNSYSIAFLPGLITIGFGMAVVIAPLTKSALSVDESLSGVASGFNNAVARIATLFSVALLGLMMSVLFSASLAGNLEKTDLSPAQRQEIMDQSSKLGGISVPDSFDGGSRFAAQNAVRESFASAFKWTMVANAALAAGAAVVSLAAIRNPRKGG, from the coding sequence TTGAACGGTGCGCCGAACCCAATTTCCAAAAGTCCCGGCGTCCTCGGGCAATACAAGCTCGACGAGCCCGCGGGTCGCTGGTTATTAGCGACCACGATAGTCTCCAGCGGGCTGGCATTCCTGGTTTCCACAGCGGTTGGCATTGCCCTTCCGTCGATCCAATCGTACTTTAACGCCCCTCTTTCGGGTCTTCAGTGGATTAGCGTGGCGTATCTTCTGCCGTTTTCGGCGCTTCTCCTTATCGGCGGGGCACTGGGCGATCATTACGGCAGGCGAAGGATCTTCTTTATCGGCTTGGCGCTGTTCGTTCTCGGTTCTGTCACCTCTGCGTTTGCTGTCAACGTTGCGATGCTGGCAACTTTTCAAGCAGTGGCGGGAATCGGCTCCGCCTTACTTGTCCCACAGAACCTCGCTTTCATCAACACTAGTTTTGCAGCCGGTGAACGGGGCCGGGCGATTGGCTGGTGGGCTGGGCTATCGGGAGCTATAGGGGTCGCCGCTCCCTGGATCGGCGGCATCATCACCCAGTATTTTTCCTGGCGCGGCGTCTTTCTACTGGTTCTTCCATTCGGCGTGTTGCTCGTCTTCATGGCCCGGCGGTTTATCCGTGAGAACGCGCCAGTCCGAAGTCAGCGGCCTAATTGGATTCTTGGTGCACCCCTGTTGCTCGGTTTCGGCTCTATTATCTTCGCCCTAATCCGGTTGCCCGAATATTCGATCGGATTACTCGAATCAGGGGTTTTTGTAATCGGAGTGGCTCTCATCCTAATGTTCTTCGTCCTCGACCGCCGGCAAAAAAAACCGATGCTACCGAGAAAACTCTTCCGCTCGCCTCTGGTGGCGGGAGCCAACGGTGCGACCCTCCTGCTGTATTTCGCGCTGAACGGCATAATCTATTTCACCGTCCTCAATCTCCAGCAGGTCCAGGGCATGAGCCCATCGATCGGCGGATTGGCGATCCTGCCCTCCACTCTCCTGATCACCTTTTTATCCGGTCCTTTCGGCAGCCTTGCCGACAAGCTCGGTCCCCGGATCCAGATGATTTTCGGCCCTATCATGGTTGCCGGAGGTATATTTCTTTTAGCTTTTTCGGGGGTAGGCAACAGCTACTCCATCGCTTTTTTGCCTGGTCTGATTACTATCGGCTTCGGGATGGCGGTGGTCATCGCTCCACTCACCAAGTCAGCATTGTCGGTGGACGAGTCACTGTCCGGCGTGGCTTCGGGATTCAACAACGCCGTGGCACGGATCGCCACACTTTTCTCCGTGGCACTGCTGGGGCTGATGATGTCGGTGCTGTTTTCGGCATCGCTGGCGGGAAATCTCGAAAAAACAGACCTGAGTCCCGCTCAACGCCAGGAGATCATGGATCAATCGTCGAAATTGGGCGGCATCAGTGTGCCCGATAGCTTCGATGGTGGGTCCCGGTTTGCTGCTCAGAACGCGGTAAGAGAATCATTTGCTTCAGCATTTAAATGGACGATGGTGGCCAATGCCGCGCTAGCTGCCGGAGCGGCAGTGGTATCACTGGCAGCCATTCGGAACCCGCGAAAAGGCGGATAA
- a CDS encoding B12-binding domain-containing radical SAM protein, with translation MKVLLVAATTPAFKRAFANSSNLPNGLLFIGAMLEKHGHEVMVYDGFMDDRTTEELAAFKPDLIGFSVIVGPNMEGAIHMSKEFRNLLPNARIVWGNVSPSVLTEQTLAEDYVDYAVIGAGEYTMAELADHLQTGTPKIEEIKGLAFKLGGKVVKNEPRFLTKNMDELPDPAWHLVDAAKYRELDLNTSRGCAFHCAFCYNDSFNKGSLGYLSAERLVSQIEHLQQTYGAKHIRFNDDNFTFNRKRLRDFCRLLKEKKIKLTWSCDCRADLSEEDAVMMAKSGCVSVTLGFETGSQRMLDFVQKGITVDQMVKTFWLLVKYKIRASLYIMHGFPTETTEDFMATHRLLERLDRPYYLYNRFRPLPGTKLFDYCVDHKLITPPQKLGEWPEYMMQYSNKINLSEVPDELINNALTHYLNTYAVNRFRFTLKHDPAYFKIIVTNPKKFFRELWSLIKNQIYVVKSKRHLAGFAASLKEAHTKLAPKPA, from the coding sequence ATGAAAGTACTTCTCGTCGCCGCCACCACCCCCGCCTTCAAACGCGCTTTTGCAAACTCTTCCAATCTTCCGAACGGGCTCCTATTCATCGGCGCCATGCTTGAGAAACACGGGCATGAGGTAATGGTCTACGACGGCTTCATGGACGACCGGACCACGGAAGAACTGGCGGCATTCAAACCGGACCTTATCGGCTTTTCGGTCATCGTCGGTCCCAATATGGAAGGCGCCATCCATATGTCCAAGGAATTCAGGAACCTGCTGCCGAATGCCAGGATAGTCTGGGGAAACGTCAGCCCGAGCGTGCTTACCGAACAAACCCTGGCTGAAGACTATGTCGATTATGCCGTCATCGGCGCCGGGGAATACACCATGGCCGAACTGGCTGACCATCTGCAAACCGGAACCCCAAAAATCGAAGAGATCAAGGGACTGGCCTTCAAGTTAGGTGGTAAGGTCGTCAAGAACGAACCCCGGTTTCTCACCAAGAACATGGACGAACTGCCTGACCCAGCCTGGCACCTGGTGGATGCCGCCAAATATCGAGAACTCGACCTCAACACCAGCCGGGGCTGCGCTTTCCACTGCGCTTTCTGTTACAACGATTCCTTCAATAAGGGCTCACTCGGCTATCTTTCCGCCGAGCGGTTGGTGTCCCAGATCGAACACCTGCAACAGACCTACGGCGCCAAGCACATTCGATTTAATGATGACAATTTTACATTCAACCGAAAGCGCCTGCGGGACTTCTGCCGCCTCTTAAAGGAAAAGAAGATCAAGCTCACCTGGAGTTGCGACTGCCGGGCCGACCTGTCGGAGGAAGACGCGGTAATGATGGCCAAGTCTGGCTGCGTCTCGGTGACTTTGGGCTTTGAAACCGGCTCCCAGCGGATGCTGGATTTCGTCCAGAAGGGCATCACCGTGGACCAAATGGTCAAGACATTCTGGCTGTTGGTGAAGTACAAGATCCGCGCCTCGCTCTATATCATGCATGGTTTCCCGACCGAGACGACCGAGGACTTCATGGCCACCCATCGCCTGCTGGAGCGGCTCGATAGACCCTATTACCTATATAACCGCTTCCGGCCTCTGCCGGGCACTAAGCTCTTTGATTACTGCGTCGATCACAAGTTGATCACTCCTCCGCAGAAGCTGGGGGAATGGCCGGAGTACATGATGCAGTACTCCAACAAGATCAATTTGAGCGAGGTGCCGGATGAGCTTATCAATAACGCGCTCACCCACTACCTCAATACTTATGCGGTCAACCGCTTCCGCTTTACCCTGAAACATGATCCGGCTTATTTCAAGATCATCGTCACCAATCCAAAGAAGTTCTTCAGGGAGCTGTGGAGTCTCATCAAGAACCAGATCTATGTCGTCAAGTCTAAGCGTCACCTGGCAGGTTTTGCCGCCAGTCTTAAAGAAGCCCATACCAAACTGGCACCGAAACCGGCTTAA
- a CDS encoding radical SAM protein produces the protein MQTNIYNIAFAESTKQAYIHFWGCNIRCKGCICKKMVYDAMLDRNAKIHMLDPKGVTAPPTRFMDLDTAVKTLIGLNVKSVLLEGQEASLDPAMPIIAKTLHRELGTTNYLLTNAFHMPNLTDIDRVVVGLKALDEKLHIDYTGESNRAILHNFESIYRSGVPMMAESVVIPGYIDAPEIGKIAKFIAGIDKNMRYQIDAYSRVGHNPWRKPTAEEIEEAVAAASKHLTNVHCFKGTELLEYNVKSIFPTEAELDAPELQPAIETREMVAA, from the coding sequence ATGCAGACCAATATATATAACATCGCCTTTGCCGAATCCACCAAGCAAGCCTACATCCATTTCTGGGGCTGCAATATCCGGTGCAAAGGCTGCATTTGCAAGAAGATGGTCTATGACGCGATGCTGGATCGCAACGCTAAGATTCATATGCTTGATCCGAAAGGCGTAACGGCCCCGCCGACGCGTTTTATGGATCTGGATACCGCCGTCAAGACTCTTATCGGCCTGAATGTAAAATCGGTGCTCCTTGAAGGGCAAGAAGCCTCCCTCGACCCAGCTATGCCGATTATCGCCAAAACCCTCCATCGCGAGCTGGGCACGACCAATTACCTCCTGACCAATGCCTTTCACATGCCTAACCTGACCGATATTGACAGGGTGGTTGTCGGACTGAAGGCATTAGATGAAAAACTCCACATCGATTATACCGGCGAGTCCAACAGGGCAATCTTACATAACTTTGAAAGTATCTACCGAAGCGGTGTACCGATGATGGCCGAGTCAGTCGTCATCCCCGGATACATCGATGCGCCGGAGATCGGAAAAATCGCTAAGTTTATCGCCGGAATCGATAAAAACATGCGATACCAGATCGATGCATACTCCCGGGTTGGGCACAACCCATGGCGCAAACCGACGGCTGAAGAGATTGAAGAAGCCGTGGCAGCCGCTTCCAAGCACTTGACCAATGTTCACTGCTTTAAGGGCACTGAGCTACTGGAATACAACGTTAAGAGCATCTTCCCCACCGAAGCCGAGTTAGATGCCCCTGAGTTACAGCCCGCCATAGAGACCAGGGAAATGGTTGCCGCCTAG
- a CDS encoding PqqD family peptide modification chaperone: MKVLLVFPPQFTPFRPYVAGPSLVAYLRGKGIDAIQKDVNLEVYETFLSESYIKGIKPGIDARFAALETKDRLNPGDEQKRYNNLFVARSIAANIAENIQTAKKVFHSPETFFDPDELARARETINLAFSVISTAHLPTSFSFAPFEMPSFTGSFDSLEKVTTDRSENPFIEYYDSHLMPFIEEQKPDVIGITIASHSQLVPALTLSRMLKTRANKAHITVGGHVSTVLSEVISRHTELFRDFFDSVILNEGELPLLRLVECLSKGESLQTVPNLMYLSDGAVQITEMLPPVDINDLPTPCFDGLDLDSYFGPEPVVPLLSSRGCYWNKCAFCGHGLGWGGAYQLRDTQKVIDDVQTLSHKHGARHFAFCDEGISPHSIRNLSDKIIERGLDIRCSTNIRLEKQFTQELCQKIARAGFRMLSLGLESSCDRVLNLMSKGTTEAVATEVCRNVYDAGIWNHVYFMLGFPGETYNEAKQTIDFLAGGRGFIRSFYVENFGLGKGSIIYKHPEDFGITVTNDGPENEFLLVSDYTVSSGLTYDQARELAQYCMTTVADSYDSTRLLDSIGYRYDKDFALPLYLCRFEESDPLLKSLTAKLNAPHAAATAVRLNRRSTPSLRNGVVFDNTNFNLAEVRQNLAADTKLPVYPVRTQVLVDTHSGNLAALPEAGMELVRLCDGRSTLKQIVQTLAEKYQARFESIEQDCITFLEAIAQQGFVEIPVR; the protein is encoded by the coding sequence ATGAAGGTGTTGCTAGTTTTTCCGCCCCAGTTCACCCCGTTTCGGCCTTACGTGGCTGGACCTTCGCTGGTGGCCTACCTCCGCGGCAAGGGGATCGATGCCATCCAGAAAGATGTCAACCTCGAAGTATACGAGACCTTTCTATCCGAATCTTATATCAAGGGAATAAAACCGGGTATTGACGCCCGGTTTGCGGCTTTGGAGACAAAAGACCGCCTGAATCCCGGTGATGAACAGAAACGATACAACAACCTGTTTGTCGCCAGGTCGATCGCCGCCAACATAGCCGAAAATATCCAAACTGCGAAAAAGGTTTTCCACTCCCCCGAGACGTTCTTTGATCCGGATGAGCTCGCCAGAGCCCGTGAAACTATCAATCTGGCTTTTTCGGTTATCTCAACCGCCCACCTTCCAACCAGTTTCAGCTTTGCCCCATTCGAAATGCCGTCTTTCACCGGTTCGTTCGATTCGTTGGAGAAAGTGACCACGGATCGGAGCGAAAATCCGTTCATCGAATATTACGATAGCCACTTGATGCCCTTCATCGAAGAGCAAAAACCCGATGTCATCGGAATCACCATCGCCTCGCACAGCCAGCTTGTTCCCGCCCTTACACTTTCCCGGATGTTGAAAACCAGGGCTAACAAGGCACATATCACGGTCGGGGGACATGTATCAACGGTCCTATCTGAGGTGATTTCCCGGCACACTGAGCTGTTCCGGGACTTTTTCGATAGCGTCATCCTTAACGAAGGCGAACTACCCCTGCTGCGCCTGGTTGAGTGTTTATCTAAAGGCGAATCACTCCAGACAGTGCCGAATTTGATGTACCTTAGTGATGGCGCTGTGCAAATCACAGAAATGCTCCCGCCGGTTGATATCAACGATTTACCTACACCCTGTTTCGACGGTTTGGATCTGGATAGCTATTTCGGTCCGGAACCGGTTGTGCCCCTATTATCTTCGAGAGGATGCTACTGGAACAAATGCGCCTTCTGCGGACACGGGCTGGGCTGGGGAGGCGCTTATCAACTCCGGGATACCCAAAAGGTTATCGATGACGTCCAGACCTTATCCCACAAGCATGGAGCCCGCCATTTCGCCTTTTGCGACGAGGGCATATCGCCCCATTCGATTAGAAATCTTTCAGATAAGATCATCGAACGAGGATTAGATATCAGATGTTCAACCAACATCCGGTTGGAAAAACAATTTACCCAGGAACTCTGTCAAAAGATCGCTCGAGCCGGTTTCCGGATGTTGTCGCTGGGTCTTGAATCAAGCTGCGACCGCGTCCTGAATCTGATGTCCAAGGGGACGACCGAAGCCGTTGCGACTGAAGTATGCCGGAATGTCTACGATGCCGGGATCTGGAACCACGTCTATTTTATGCTCGGCTTCCCGGGAGAAACGTACAACGAAGCCAAGCAGACCATCGATTTTCTAGCCGGTGGGAGGGGCTTCATTCGTTCATTTTATGTCGAAAATTTCGGGCTGGGTAAAGGTTCTATTATCTATAAACATCCCGAGGATTTTGGCATTACCGTAACGAACGATGGACCTGAGAACGAATTCCTTCTGGTTTCCGATTACACAGTGTCATCTGGGCTGACATATGATCAAGCCAGGGAACTGGCCCAGTACTGCATGACCACGGTGGCCGATTCCTACGACTCAACAAGGCTCCTGGATAGCATCGGCTATCGTTACGATAAAGATTTTGCCCTGCCGCTTTACCTCTGCCGTTTTGAGGAGAGCGACCCGTTGCTTAAGTCGCTGACGGCTAAACTTAACGCTCCTCACGCTGCTGCAACTGCCGTTAGGCTGAATCGGAGATCAACTCCCAGTTTGCGAAATGGCGTCGTATTTGACAATACAAATTTCAACCTTGCCGAGGTGCGACAGAACCTGGCGGCGGACACAAAGCTGCCCGTGTACCCGGTACGAACACAGGTGCTGGTTGACACCCATTCGGGGAATCTTGCGGCTTTGCCGGAAGCCGGAATGGAACTAGTCCGGTTATGCGATGGCAGGAGCACCCTGAAGCAAATTGTTCAAACCTTAGCCGAAAAATACCAGGCCAGATTCGAGAGCATTGAACAGGACTGCATCACCTTCCTTGAGGCCATAGCGCAACAGGGATTCGTAGAAATTCCTGTTCGTTGA